Part of the Tenacibaculum sp. SZ-18 genome, CTCCATACAAGTTCTCTTCCTTGACTACTGTTGCATTAAAACGACGTGCATTTAACAAGTTATCATAAGAAATTGGTAGGGCAGAATTCTTTGGATTGAATACTTTTGAAGCATGTAAAACCTCTCTTGCATCCGGGAAAAAAACCCAAAACAACTCATAAATGTCATTATCCTCAATTTCTTCAACTCCCATTACTTGAACATCAGGCCCCATTGGAGCGATTGCTAACATTCTGTATTTTAATTCTCCTTGGCGCTTGTCAAAATACCAAATACCTTTTATTAAGTATCCCTTGATATCTTGAGATTGTACATAATAAGGATCTGAGTAACCACCGTTAGCTTCACCTCCATCTACTTCTCTTAAGTTGAAGGTTTTCTCCTTAATTTCCTTCATTCCGATTTTTGTAGTGAAATATGAATCATCATAAACCTCGGTAATTTTACCCGTTTTGATTCCTTTCATTAAAGTATCAAACAAAGAACGTCTTGTATTAGAAGTATTTGTTGTATCAATTGGGTAATAATAAGGTAAGTTGATCTTTTGATTTAAATCAACAAACTCCCAAACAACCTTTGACCAAAGAACATCTCTGTCACTAATGTACCCGTAAGGTAATGGCTTGTCATCATCAGCATCAATTTCATTCTGATTTTTAACACCGATCTCCTCTACTTTACCAGCATTTAATAGATTGGCCTGAGCCGTACCTACATAAGACGCGGCCAAAACCATGATAATCGTATAAAAACGCTTCCAATTCATACTATATTGTTTTTAAATTTACTTTTTTAGTTAGTAATTTTGATACCAACACCAACTACTCTTTTCACAGGAGCACCTGACCCTACTACTGTAGCTTTGATATCAAAAATATTAATAACATCTCCTCTTCTTGCCTTAGCAATAGCTGCTTTAGCTCTAGAAGACATTCTTGTTCCTGTTACTGGAACCGCAGGTTGCCCAGGAACTTTAATTTTAAAACTAGATACTTTTAATTTTAAGTCGAATAAAAAATCAGGTAATAAAGCTCCAACCGAAACATTACCTACGCTTCCTTTTGGCATAGAAACGGTTCCGTATTGGCCTCTTACTGCACCTACTGCTGGTGGGATATCCTTAATTCTAAATTTCTTATTCGATGTTACCGGCTTACCACTAGGCAATTTACCAGTTACACGAATAGTAACTTCATTTCCTTTTCCAGGAGTCATAATATAACTGTCTCCTTTAATTTTTCTTAATCCAGTTGCAGAAGCACTTACCTTATTTGAAGGAACGCCTGGCATAGAGATTGTCATCGGGTTCGCTAAGCCACGATATACAGCATTCATTTTATCCGCAGAGATAACCGCTTCATTAGGTCTTGGAATGACAGAATAACCTCCTGTAATTGGAATTTCAATTAATGAATCGTTTTCCTTAAAAAAGAAAGATCCTTTTATATCTCTGTCTCCTACAGATCCAGCAGGACCATCTAAAATAACCTGTCCAGCTTTAATTTTATCTTCTGGCCAATCTTTACCGTTAATGATTACTTTTTCTGCTGTTAAATTTGGATCATTTTTACCTAAAACAATTTTACCAGATAATTTTTCACCAGGATAATAGGCATTTTTATCAAAAACCACCATTGCATCATAGTTAGTCATAGAAACTGCACTTTCTAATTCTCCTTTTAATAAAGTTGACAAAGCGTCAGATTCTGTAGCTTTTACATCCGCCTGAATTTGAGTTAATTTTGTTAAGGAAGCAATTAAAGGAAACCCTTCGTAGTGATAGTTTAACCAGCTAATTTTAATTTTATCTTTGTTTGTAACCGGATTTGTATTAAAACGCTCATTAACAGTACCTGCAAGATCAGTTTCTCCTAAAACTTCTATTGCCGTTTTTCTAAATTCATCCATCTTAGAAACAAACTCTTTTCCTTTTGGAGTAATCGTTCCATTTACAAAGAAATATTCATCCAAAAACTTGGACTTATCCATTGTTTCATAATCCTTCTTATCTTTTACATCCGAAGTCATCTTTCCCTTCAAATCTTCAAGATATCCGTAAAATTCATCTGCCTCAGCTTTTAAAGCATCTGTTTTTTCTTTCGCCTCTCCGTATTGTTTAGCTTGTTCAACAGCCTTTTTTGCTAAACTTTCATATGCTTTATCATTTTGTTCTGTTGCTTTTTCATTTGCAACTGATAACTTTTCATTCATCAAACCAAAAGCTGATAATACCTCCTTACTCATGTTCATTGCTAACATCGCAATGAAGATAAGATACATCAGGTTAATCATCTTTTGCCTAGGAGATTGTTTTCCGCCTGCCATAATTTACAATTAGTTTGTTTTGTTAATAATAAATTACTTGCTGCTCATTGCAGATAACATTCCACCATATACTCCGTTCAACGAAGATAAATTAGTCGCTAATGATTGCATTTGCTCTTGTAAACGTTGAGAATTTTCAACCATAGCTGTATTTAAGTCTGCTTGCTTAGAAGCATTCTCTACTTGAGTTTGATATAGTGTGTTTAGAGAAGCCATTTGTGCTGCCGCTTTAGACATCTGTTCATTATAAGTATTAGTTGCAGAAATAGATTCAGATGCAGAAGCTAATGGCTCCACAGCTCCCTGGAAATCCTTAATACTAGTACCTAATCTCGATACTAATTGAGCATCTAATTTTGCCTCTTTTAAAATATTATCTAACTTTTGAGATAAAAGTGATTGGGCTTCTTCTGGAGTAGCTTCTTTCTTTCCGCCTCTTCCAGATGATGTTCCATCTGCTAATTCTGGATAAACTTTCGTCCAATCTAACTCATCTTCTACTGGTTCAAATGCAGATAAAGCGAATACGATAGCCTCCACTGCCATACCTATAGTTAACATTACACCTCCTGTTAAAGGTCCAATCTTAAAGTGCATGATTTTAAATAATGCACCTAGGATTACAACTGCTGCTCCTAAACCATAAGCCATGTTAAATAATCTCTTAGTTGATTTTGATTGTGCCATAATAATTGTTTTTTTAATTAGGGATATTTATTACTTGTTAATTGTTCTTTCTTGTTCCAAGGTAATCTTGCACAGTTCTGAATCCGATATAACTTCTTGAAGTATCGGCATATTCCCAATCACGAGAACCCACTTCTAAAAAATAAGCTACATCTTTCCAAGAACCTCCACGTACAATTTTACGTCTATTTTTAATATTCTCAACATTTGGGTTCATAGTTGATCCCATGTAATATGACATTTGGTTATAAGCTGTATGTGTCCACTCAGCAACATTACCTGCCATATTATACAATCCAAAACCATTTGGATTGTATGATAACGCTTCTACCGTATATAAGGCTCCATCGGCTGCGTAATCTCCACGTACTGGTTTAAAGTTTGCTAAGAAACAACCTCTATCACTTGTTGTACTTGGACCTCCCCATGGATACTTAGCATAATCTAAACCTCCACGTGCTGCATATTCCCATTCAGCCTCAGTTGGTAACCTGAATGAAGGAACTAATCCTAAATTCTTTTTTGATCTTTGATAAGCATTTTTTGTTTTTGTTCTCCAGTGACAAAATGCTCTGGCTTGCAACCAATCAACACCCACTACTGGATAATCTTCAAATGCCTTGTGCGCAAAATATTCTTGGTGCATAGGATCATTATAAGAATAATTAAAATCTTTAATCCAAACAGTTGTATCAGGATAAACGTTTAAAACTTTATCTTTTAAGAAAGCCTTTCTATTACCACCAGTTCTAGCGGCTTCCTCATTATCAAACCAATAATACCTGTACTCTAATAATTTAGTATTGAACGTTGGAATTCCATTTAACGCTTCATCTTTATTCAAAAACAATGAATCCATAACCTCGACATAGTCGACATCAGGAAAATCTTCTTTATTCCAAATTATTTCCTCTTCCCAGTTTAATGGCTTAATAGAATCTAATCCTTCACCTATTTCGTAATAATTTTCTCTCATATATTTATCATATGGAGATTCACCAACAGTATCTTTCGAAGCGAAAGCGTATAATTGAATTCCAGTAGGTTTTGCACCATCAGCTGTTTCATCACCTGAAGCAAACTCTGCTTGATAAGCTAATTTAGTTCTTACGATAGAATCTCTCACCCAAAATACAAATTGCTTGTATTCACTATTTGTAATTTCGGTTTCATCCATATAAAATGGCTGAACAGTAACCGTTCTTGTTGGAGCATTCATTGCCCCTAAAGGATCTTCGTCTTGTTTACCCATAGTAAACGAACCTCCCTTTATATATACCATACCGAAAGGCTTTTCGGCGAACCATTTTCTTTTAGACTTAACTCCAACTAATTCTCCTCTATCATTACTCGATCCACAACTATAGAAAAAAATTAGTGTTAGGGCAAATAGTGCTACTTTCTTCATGCTTTAAACTTATTAAAGAGTTCGTAACTTTATTATTAATGAATTATTATTTTATCAACATTTACTATCAAGGGATGCAAATATAACTTTTTTTATGTTAGTTTTTGCTGTGCCTTGAACCATCTTTCAGGAATTTTTTGCTCTAATGCCTGGACATAATCTTGATATGCACATGGTATTAACGCATGTCTTTTGTATTTATTATCTGATATTATATTAATCTCCATCCACCATCTACCACTTTTATCGCTTTTATAAAAGTTAATAGGATCATCATCTTCTAGGATAACACTGAACTTTTGATAACTTTCCTTGCAAGAATACGGATAATCCTTGGCTCTAAAATTTACTCCTTCGATGAAATACCAAACTGTTTGGGCGATTAGACAAGATGTTTGGTTATTATTATCATATCTTCCGTTAAACTCATAAATACCGAATGAGGTAACTTTATCACTTATACCCGCATATCTGGCTATTGCACAAAGCTCTTCACCATAAAATCCGTTTGGAATAGCATTTTTGTTTGCAGGAGCATCACTTGAACGAACAGCGCCAATATCAACACTTACAATATCTGAATCTCTTAAAATTGGCTCAATAAGTTCAATTGGTCGCACAGCTCCCAATCTAAAGGCATCAAAATAGAGGCTTTGAAGTAAATTTATTTCTTCTTGATCATTAAAGTATGTTTGATATCCTATATTACTATAGTTGAAAAGATTGTTTGGTTCTTCCATAATGATTTTACTCAAATATGATTTTGAATTCAAATCTTCTTCAATTGTACCTAAATCA contains:
- the gldL gene encoding type IX secretion system motor protein PorL/GldL; amino-acid sequence: MAQSKSTKRLFNMAYGLGAAVVILGALFKIMHFKIGPLTGGVMLTIGMAVEAIVFALSAFEPVEDELDWTKVYPELADGTSSGRGGKKEATPEEAQSLLSQKLDNILKEAKLDAQLVSRLGTSIKDFQGAVEPLASASESISATNTYNEQMSKAAAQMASLNTLYQTQVENASKQADLNTAMVENSQRLQEQMQSLATNLSSLNGVYGGMLSAMSSK
- the gldM gene encoding type IX secretion system motor protein PorM/GldM; amino-acid sequence: MAGGKQSPRQKMINLMYLIFIAMLAMNMSKEVLSAFGLMNEKLSVANEKATEQNDKAYESLAKKAVEQAKQYGEAKEKTDALKAEADEFYGYLEDLKGKMTSDVKDKKDYETMDKSKFLDEYFFVNGTITPKGKEFVSKMDEFRKTAIEVLGETDLAGTVNERFNTNPVTNKDKIKISWLNYHYEGFPLIASLTKLTQIQADVKATESDALSTLLKGELESAVSMTNYDAMVVFDKNAYYPGEKLSGKIVLGKNDPNLTAEKVIINGKDWPEDKIKAGQVILDGPAGSVGDRDIKGSFFFKENDSLIEIPITGGYSVIPRPNEAVISADKMNAVYRGLANPMTISMPGVPSNKVSASATGLRKIKGDSYIMTPGKGNEVTIRVTGKLPSGKPVTSNKKFRIKDIPPAVGAVRGQYGTVSMPKGSVGNVSVGALLPDFLFDLKLKVSSFKIKVPGQPAVPVTGTRMSSRAKAAIAKARRGDVINIFDIKATVVGSGAPVKRVVGVGIKITN
- the gldN gene encoding type IX secretion system ring protein PorN/GldN, whose protein sequence is MNWKRFYTIIMVLAASYVGTAQANLLNAGKVEEIGVKNQNEIDADDDKPLPYGYISDRDVLWSKVVWEFVDLNQKINLPYYYPIDTTNTSNTRRSLFDTLMKGIKTGKITEVYDDSYFTTKIGMKEIKEKTFNLREVDGGEANGGYSDPYYVQSQDIKGYLIKGIWYFDKRQGELKYRMLAIAPMGPDVQVMGVEEIEDNDIYELFWVFFPDAREVLHASKVFNPKNSALPISYDNLLNARRFNATVVKEENLYGDRKIADYIRGNSLFQLLEADRIKEGIRNREMDMWNY
- a CDS encoding formimidoylglutamase — encoded protein: MNSDFLSPIDEKVFAHTILQSPNSIGRNIEIHTVLNGFPDLEDVSVAIIGVKEGRKSINNNGCGEDLSEIRKSLYELFPGNWTLKIADLGNIEEGNRVGDTYFAVSHVVSSLVKKNITIVLIGGSQDITYANYRAYDGLEQTINLSVIDSRFDLGTIEEDLNSKSYLSKIIMEEPNNLFNYSNIGYQTYFNDQEEINLLQSLYFDAFRLGAVRPIELIEPILRDSDIVSVDIGAVRSSDAPANKNAIPNGFYGEELCAIARYAGISDKVTSFGIYEFNGRYDNNNQTSCLIAQTVWYFIEGVNFRAKDYPYSCKESYQKFSVILEDDDPINFYKSDKSGRWWMEINIISDNKYKRHALIPCAYQDYVQALEQKIPERWFKAQQKLT
- the gldK gene encoding type IX secretion system lipoprotein PorK/GldK — encoded protein: MKKVALFALTLIFFYSCGSSNDRGELVGVKSKRKWFAEKPFGMVYIKGGSFTMGKQDEDPLGAMNAPTRTVTVQPFYMDETEITNSEYKQFVFWVRDSIVRTKLAYQAEFASGDETADGAKPTGIQLYAFASKDTVGESPYDKYMRENYYEIGEGLDSIKPLNWEEEIIWNKEDFPDVDYVEVMDSLFLNKDEALNGIPTFNTKLLEYRYYWFDNEEAARTGGNRKAFLKDKVLNVYPDTTVWIKDFNYSYNDPMHQEYFAHKAFEDYPVVGVDWLQARAFCHWRTKTKNAYQRSKKNLGLVPSFRLPTEAEWEYAARGGLDYAKYPWGGPSTTSDRGCFLANFKPVRGDYAADGALYTVEALSYNPNGFGLYNMAGNVAEWTHTAYNQMSYYMGSTMNPNVENIKNRRKIVRGGSWKDVAYFLEVGSRDWEYADTSRSYIGFRTVQDYLGTRKNN